One Streptomyces sp. NBC_00223 genomic window carries:
- a CDS encoding thioesterase II family protein → MSHAQHPTPAPDDVVWDLPGTAPHRVSLLVLPHAGGNAHAYAQWREFLPADVRLLIGQYPGRGARFSEPLPLDIDDLAAPVVASLPADTEELVVLGHSMGSLVAFEVVRKLQAAGRTPRALIASACRAPFLPNPSVVRPESLDDDALVAAIKERGGTDDGILDEPELREIVLPSIRADFAIDDVYQCREPGVRVDCPVTVIGGTADPVVPVEALTHWAEITGSGFALEMLPGGHFYFQQQLDAFFALVNPVLDGEFAQPQTV, encoded by the coding sequence ATGAGTCATGCCCAGCACCCGACGCCCGCGCCCGACGACGTCGTATGGGACCTGCCGGGCACGGCACCGCACCGCGTCTCGCTGCTGGTGCTGCCGCACGCGGGCGGCAACGCCCACGCGTACGCGCAGTGGCGGGAGTTCCTGCCCGCCGACGTGCGGCTGCTGATCGGCCAGTACCCCGGTCGCGGCGCGCGTTTCTCCGAGCCGCTGCCGCTGGACATCGACGACCTGGCCGCGCCCGTCGTCGCCTCGCTGCCCGCCGACACCGAGGAGTTGGTGGTGCTCGGGCACAGCATGGGCTCGCTGGTGGCGTTCGAGGTGGTCAGAAAGCTCCAGGCGGCCGGGCGCACCCCCCGGGCGCTGATCGCCTCGGCGTGCCGGGCGCCCTTCCTGCCCAACCCGAGCGTCGTGCGGCCGGAGTCGCTGGACGACGACGCCCTGGTCGCCGCCATCAAGGAGCGCGGCGGCACCGACGACGGCATCCTGGACGAGCCCGAGCTGCGGGAGATCGTCCTGCCGTCGATCCGGGCGGACTTCGCCATCGACGACGTGTACCAGTGCCGCGAGCCCGGCGTACGTGTCGACTGCCCGGTGACCGTGATCGGCGGCACCGCGGACCCGGTCGTTCCGGTCGAGGCGCTGACGCACTGGGCCGAGATCACCGGCAGCGGCTTCGCTCTGGAGATGCTGCCCGGCGGCCACTTCTACTTCCAGCAGCAGCTCGACGCGTTCTTCGCGCTCGTGAACCCCGTCCTGGACGGCGAGTTCGCCCAGCCGCAGACCGTCTGA